Proteins from one Aureimonas sp. SA4125 genomic window:
- a CDS encoding pseudouridine synthase → MRLDRLLANMGYGSRREIQMLARNGRILLDGAPVEDAEKRIALSPDLAARMVVDSEALDPIPGMALLLHKPLGVTCSHKEAGPLVYGLLPPRWRRRDPAISTIGRLDKETSGLLLMTDDGALLHKVISPKNHVPKRYVVTLDRPLAGTEAAIFAAGTLMLDGEDKPLLPAVMEVSSPTTATITLTEGRYHQVRRMFAAVGNHVTALHRDRMGGLGLGDLEPGAFRLLGPEDLALVLPPAAVPAKI, encoded by the coding sequence ATGCGGCTCGACCGCCTGCTCGCCAATATGGGCTATGGCTCGCGCCGCGAGATCCAGATGCTGGCGCGCAACGGACGCATCCTCCTCGACGGGGCGCCGGTCGAGGACGCGGAAAAGCGCATCGCACTCTCGCCCGATCTTGCCGCGCGCATGGTCGTCGACAGCGAGGCGCTGGACCCGATCCCCGGCATGGCGCTGCTCCTGCACAAGCCGCTCGGCGTCACCTGCTCGCACAAGGAGGCGGGCCCGCTGGTCTACGGCCTGCTGCCGCCGCGCTGGCGACGGCGCGATCCGGCGATCTCGACCATCGGCCGGCTCGACAAGGAGACGTCGGGTCTCCTCCTGATGACCGACGACGGCGCCCTCCTCCACAAGGTGATCTCACCGAAGAACCATGTGCCCAAGCGCTATGTCGTGACGCTCGACCGGCCGCTCGCCGGCACCGAGGCGGCGATCTTCGCCGCGGGCACCCTGATGCTCGACGGCGAGGACAAGCCGCTGCTGCCGGCCGTGATGGAGGTCTCGTCGCCGACGACGGCCACGATCACGTTGACCGAGGGGCGCTATCATCAGGTGCGGCGGATGTTTGCGGCCGTCGGCAACCACGTCACCGCGCTGCACCGCGACCGGATGGGCGGGCTCGGTCTCGGCGATCTCGAGCCCGGCGCCTTCCGCCTGCTCGGGCCGGAAGACCTGGCGCTGGTGCTGCCGCCCGCCGCAGTTCCGGCGAAAATCTAG
- a CDS encoding class I SAM-dependent methyltransferase: MDLVALGAEALGPDVVQFSPLVPGAAALEALSPGSLAAMTILAPPGTVERRYVIALALKALGPGAALTVLALKDKGGSRIAKELAAFGCDAGETSRKHFRICETLRPETFDREGREFIATAIEAGAPRLVPELGLWTQPGIFSFDRLDPGSALLLDHLPAFSGRGADLGCGIGVLSAAVLRSPKVTALALVDIDRRAVEAARRNVGDARASLRWADVRTAELGLAGLDFVVMNPPFHDAGIEDRGLGQGFIRQAATMLRPGGFLWLTANRHLPYEDILKPLFKLVTKRAEDGGYKIFEARK; the protein is encoded by the coding sequence CTGGACCTTGTCGCGCTCGGCGCCGAGGCGCTTGGGCCCGATGTCGTGCAGTTCTCGCCGCTGGTGCCGGGCGCTGCGGCGCTGGAGGCGCTTTCGCCCGGCAGCCTTGCCGCGATGACGATCCTCGCGCCCCCCGGCACGGTCGAGCGGCGCTATGTCATCGCGCTGGCGCTGAAGGCGCTCGGCCCCGGCGCGGCCCTGACGGTGCTGGCGCTGAAGGACAAGGGCGGTTCGCGCATCGCCAAGGAGCTCGCGGCCTTCGGCTGCGATGCCGGCGAGACGTCGCGAAAACATTTCCGGATCTGCGAGACGCTGCGGCCGGAAACCTTTGACCGCGAGGGGCGGGAATTCATCGCGACAGCCATCGAGGCCGGCGCGCCGCGGCTTGTCCCGGAACTGGGCTTGTGGACGCAGCCCGGCATCTTCTCCTTCGACCGGCTCGATCCCGGCAGCGCCCTCCTCCTCGACCATCTGCCGGCGTTTTCCGGCCGCGGCGCCGATCTCGGCTGCGGCATCGGCGTGTTGTCGGCTGCCGTCCTGCGTTCGCCGAAAGTCACCGCGCTGGCGCTCGTCGACATCGACCGCCGCGCGGTGGAAGCGGCCCGGCGCAATGTCGGGGATGCGAGGGCGAGCCTGCGCTGGGCCGATGTGCGGACGGCCGAGCTCGGGCTCGCCGGGCTCGACTTCGTGGTGATGAACCCGCCTTTCCATGACGCCGGCATCGAGGACCGGGGCCTCGGCCAGGGCTTCATCCGCCAGGCCGCGACCATGCTGCGGCCGGGCGGTTTTCTCTGGCTCACCGCCAACCGGCATCTGCCTTACGAAGACATCCTGAAGCCGCTGTTCAAGCTCGTGACGAAGCGCGCCGAGGACGGGGGCTACAAGATCTTCGAGGCGCGCAAGTGA